The Allocatelliglobosispora scoriae genome contains a region encoding:
- the dapD gene encoding 2,3,4,5-tetrahydropyridine-2,6-dicarboxylate N-succinyltransferase, translating into MTETRITEPAWGHGLATITPDGQLLDVWYPAGHLGLGAPPTAPEFDKVAEKALGLRVEPVTTVIASLADAPVDVADAYLRLHLLSHRIIRPHQASVDGIFGVLPNVAWTSAGPCPPDRVDELRFAERAAGRHLAVYGVDKFPRMTDYVVPSGVRIADADRVRLGAHLAPGTTVMHEGFINFNAGTLGTSMVEGRIVAGVVVGDGSDIGAGASIMGTLSGGGKEIVSIGERSLLGANGGIGISLGDDCVVEAGCYITAGSKITLPDGRVVKARELSGADGIRFWRNSVTGALEAAPRTGTGITLNEALHVSQ; encoded by the coding sequence GTGACGGAGACACGCATCACCGAACCTGCCTGGGGCCACGGCCTGGCGACGATCACGCCGGACGGGCAGCTGCTCGACGTGTGGTACCCGGCCGGCCACCTGGGTCTCGGCGCGCCGCCGACCGCCCCCGAGTTCGACAAGGTCGCCGAGAAGGCACTCGGGCTGCGGGTCGAGCCCGTCACGACCGTCATCGCCAGCCTCGCCGACGCACCGGTCGACGTCGCCGACGCATACCTGCGGCTGCACCTGCTCTCCCATCGCATCATCCGGCCGCACCAGGCGAGTGTGGACGGCATCTTCGGCGTCCTGCCCAATGTGGCCTGGACCTCCGCCGGACCGTGCCCGCCCGACCGGGTCGACGAGCTCCGCTTCGCCGAGCGCGCAGCCGGGCGCCACCTCGCCGTCTACGGGGTGGACAAGTTCCCCCGGATGACGGACTACGTGGTGCCCAGCGGCGTCCGGATCGCCGACGCCGACCGGGTCCGCCTCGGCGCCCACCTCGCTCCGGGCACGACAGTGATGCACGAGGGATTCATCAACTTCAACGCCGGGACGCTCGGGACCAGCATGGTCGAGGGCCGCATCGTCGCCGGTGTGGTCGTCGGCGACGGCTCGGACATCGGCGCGGGCGCCTCGATCATGGGCACCCTCTCGGGCGGCGGCAAGGAGATCGTCTCGATCGGCGAGCGCAGCCTGCTCGGCGCCAACGGCGGGATCGGGATCTCGCTCGGCGACGACTGCGTGGTCGAGGCCGGGTGCTACATCACCGCCGGATCGAAGATCACGCTCCCGGACGGCCGGGTGGTCAAGGCCCGCGAGCTGAGCGGTGCCGACGGCATCCGGTTCTGGCGCAACTCGGTGACCGGGGCGCTGGAGGCGGCTCCGCGTACCGGCACCGGGATCACGCTCAACGAAGCGCTGCACGTCTCGCAATGA
- the dapE gene encoding succinyl-diaminopimelate desuccinylase yields the protein MSSPLTPQVLADPVALTRALVDIESVSLNEREIADAIEAALTGLAHLTVERIGHTIIARTNLGREQRVVLAGHIDTVPIADNLPSRVEGDIMWGCGTSDMKSGTALALHLAATVAEPRFDVTYFFYEGEEIDSKFNGLFLVSEVRPELLAADFAILLEPTYGIVEAGCQGTMRGMITITGTRAHAARSWLGVNAIHGAGPVLTRLAEYVGRTVEIDGCLYREGLNAVGIHGGVAGNVIPDRCEVEINYRFAPDRSVAEAEAHLRELFDGFELRIVDAAPGALPGLTLPPAAEFIAATGAVPAAKLGWTDVSRFSAMGIPALNFGPGDPKLAHKPEEHVEISKIVLGAETLHKWIA from the coding sequence ATGTCTTCCCCGCTGACTCCGCAGGTGCTCGCCGATCCCGTCGCGCTGACCCGAGCGCTGGTTGATATCGAGTCGGTCTCGCTCAACGAACGGGAGATCGCGGACGCGATCGAGGCCGCGCTGACCGGTCTCGCGCACCTCACCGTGGAGCGGATCGGGCACACCATCATCGCCCGTACGAATCTCGGCCGGGAGCAGCGGGTCGTGCTCGCCGGGCACATCGACACCGTGCCGATCGCCGACAACCTGCCCTCCCGGGTGGAGGGCGACATCATGTGGGGCTGCGGCACCTCCGACATGAAGAGCGGCACCGCGCTCGCGCTGCACCTCGCCGCCACGGTCGCCGAGCCGCGCTTCGACGTCACCTACTTCTTCTACGAGGGCGAGGAGATCGACAGCAAGTTCAACGGGCTCTTCCTCGTCTCCGAGGTCCGGCCCGAGCTGCTCGCCGCTGATTTCGCGATCCTGCTGGAGCCGACATACGGCATCGTCGAGGCTGGTTGCCAGGGCACGATGCGCGGGATGATCACGATCACCGGCACGCGGGCGCACGCCGCCCGGTCATGGCTCGGTGTCAACGCGATCCACGGCGCCGGACCGGTGCTGACCCGGCTCGCGGAGTATGTCGGCCGTACCGTCGAGATCGACGGCTGCCTCTACCGCGAGGGGTTGAACGCGGTCGGCATCCACGGCGGTGTCGCGGGCAACGTCATCCCGGACCGGTGCGAGGTGGAGATCAACTACCGTTTCGCCCCGGACCGGTCGGTCGCCGAGGCCGAGGCGCACCTGCGCGAGCTCTTCGACGGATTCGAGCTGCGGATCGTCGACGCGGCACCGGGTGCGCTGCCGGGGCTGACCCTGCCCCCGGCGGCGGAGTTCATCGCGGCGACGGGCGCGGTCCCGGCCGCGAAGCTCGGCTGGACGGACGTCTCCCGCTTCTCCGCGATGGGGATCCCGGCGCTCAACTTCGGCCCCGGCGACCCGAAGCTCGCCCACAAGCCCGAGGAGCACGTCGAGATCAGCAAGATCGTCCTGGGTGCCGAGACGCTGCACAAATGGATCGCCTGA
- a CDS encoding DUF3152 domain-containing protein gives MAVAAAISLSALTGLGVLGYSMGTEAELPPLPALPQQISLPDNPFSQAKSPVPVRVRTTPTPRSAPPAARVTPSPRTASAPRPAITAAGRFTIAPGGSVRVGTGTLHRYQVSVEDGVPVGVEAFALAVEQTLADPRSWTATKRWSFQRVGPGMAADFVVRLATPATVDRICGRAGMDTMGEVSCQAGTNVMINLRRWQLAIPAYAADVRDYQHLVINHEVGHFLGFGHLGCPGKGKPAPAMMSQYFGLHGCRTNPWPYPDRA, from the coding sequence GTGGCGGTAGCCGCCGCCATCTCGCTCTCAGCGCTGACCGGCCTCGGTGTCCTGGGCTACTCCATGGGCACCGAGGCCGAACTTCCCCCGCTCCCCGCCCTGCCGCAGCAGATCTCGTTGCCGGACAACCCGTTTTCACAGGCCAAGTCACCGGTGCCGGTTCGGGTGCGGACCACGCCGACGCCCCGATCGGCGCCACCGGCGGCCCGGGTCACACCGTCGCCGCGCACGGCGAGCGCTCCACGCCCGGCGATCACCGCGGCGGGCCGGTTCACGATCGCGCCGGGCGGTTCGGTACGCGTCGGCACCGGCACCCTGCACCGCTATCAGGTCAGCGTGGAGGACGGCGTACCCGTCGGGGTCGAAGCTTTTGCCCTTGCGGTGGAGCAGACCCTCGCGGACCCGCGGAGCTGGACCGCGACGAAGCGCTGGTCGTTCCAGCGGGTGGGGCCGGGGATGGCGGCCGACTTCGTGGTGCGGCTCGCGACGCCCGCGACGGTCGACCGGATCTGCGGCCGAGCCGGGATGGACACGATGGGCGAGGTCTCGTGCCAGGCGGGTACCAACGTGATGATCAACCTGCGCCGGTGGCAGCTGGCGATCCCGGCCTACGCCGCCGATGTACGCGATTATCAGCATCTCGTCATCAACCACGAGGTCGGTCATTTCCTCGGCTTCGGGCATCTGGGTTGCCCGGGGAAGGGCAAGCCGGCGCCCGCGATGATGTCGCAGTATTTCGGGCTCCACGGCTGCCGCACCAACCCGTGGCCCTATCCCGACCGTGCGTGA